One Kitasatospora sp. MAP12-44 DNA segment encodes these proteins:
- a CDS encoding MATE family efflux transporter yields MRTVTRTAATSAPRADRRRQDREILALAVPAFGALVAEPLFLMADSAIVGHLGTSQLAGLGVAGAALSTITGVFVFLAYATTAAVARRIGAGDRRGAIQQGIDGIWLALLLAVPLVLLALVLAPSIAAALGASPTATPYAVDYLRISSLGIPAMLMVLAATGVLRGLQDTRTPLVVAVAGFTANIGLNLGLVYGAGLGVAGSAWGTVLAQTSMAVAYVVVVVRGARRERAGLRPDAAGIRACARTGWPLMVRTLSLRAVLMIATAVAARLGDREVAAHQIAMALWSFLAFGLDAIAIAGQAIIGRYLGAGDAPGARAATRRMVLWGVGSGVLFGLLVVAARPLYVPLFSPDPAVQARLSAVLLLVALTQPMAGLVFILDGVLMGAGDGPYLAWAMLGTLAGFAPLALAVPALGWGLPGLWWAMNLFMLLRGGFLLGRVRGGHWLVTGAVRA; encoded by the coding sequence ATGAGAACGGTCACCCGCACGGCAGCCACCTCGGCCCCGCGAGCCGATCGGCGCCGCCAGGATCGCGAGATCCTCGCACTGGCCGTTCCGGCGTTCGGGGCCCTGGTCGCCGAGCCGCTCTTCCTGATGGCCGACTCCGCCATTGTCGGTCATCTGGGAACCTCCCAACTGGCCGGCCTCGGCGTGGCAGGCGCGGCGCTCTCCACCATCACCGGGGTGTTCGTCTTCCTCGCGTACGCCACCACCGCCGCGGTGGCCCGCCGGATCGGGGCCGGCGACCGCCGCGGCGCCATCCAGCAGGGCATCGACGGCATCTGGCTCGCCCTGCTGCTCGCCGTCCCGCTGGTCCTGCTCGCCCTCGTCCTCGCCCCCTCGATCGCCGCCGCCCTGGGCGCCTCGCCCACCGCCACCCCGTACGCGGTCGACTACCTGCGGATCAGCTCGCTGGGCATCCCGGCGATGCTGATGGTGCTGGCGGCCACCGGCGTGCTGCGCGGCCTGCAGGACACCCGCACACCGCTGGTGGTCGCGGTGGCCGGCTTCACCGCCAATATCGGCCTCAACCTCGGCCTGGTCTACGGCGCCGGCCTGGGCGTGGCCGGCTCCGCCTGGGGGACGGTGCTGGCGCAGACCTCGATGGCGGTGGCCTACGTGGTCGTGGTGGTCCGCGGCGCCCGCCGCGAGCGGGCCGGGCTGCGGCCGGACGCGGCGGGCATCCGGGCCTGCGCCAGGACCGGCTGGCCGCTGATGGTCCGCACGCTCAGCCTGCGCGCCGTCCTGATGATCGCCACGGCGGTGGCCGCCCGGCTGGGCGACCGCGAGGTCGCGGCCCACCAGATCGCGATGGCCCTGTGGAGCTTCCTCGCCTTCGGCCTGGACGCCATCGCCATCGCCGGCCAGGCGATCATCGGCCGCTACCTGGGCGCCGGGGACGCGCCGGGGGCCCGCGCCGCGACCCGCCGGATGGTGCTCTGGGGCGTCGGCTCCGGCGTGCTGTTCGGCCTGCTGGTGGTGGCCGCCCGTCCGCTGTACGTGCCGCTGTTCAGCCCGGACCCGGCGGTGCAGGCCCGGCTCTCGGCCGTGCTGCTGCTGGTCGCGCTGACCCAGCCGATGGCCGGCCTGGTCTTCATCCTGGACGGCGTGCTGATGGGCGCGGGCGACGGCCCCTACCTGGCCTGGGCGATGCTCGGCACGCTGGCCGGCTTCGCCCCGCTGGCGCTGGCGGTGCCCGCGCTCGGCTGGGGGCTGCCGGGTCTGTGGTGGGCGATGAACCTGTTCATGCTGCTGCGCGGCGGCTTCCTGCTGGGCCGGGTCCGCGGTGGCCACTGGCTGGTGACCGGCGCCGTCCGGGCCTGA
- the rplI gene encoding 50S ribosomal protein L9: MKIILTHEVSGLGGAGEVVEVKDGYARNFLVPRGFAIRWTKGGQKDVDAIRRARKVHQIQTLEAANEFKGKLEGLQVKLAVRSGEAGRLFGSVTQADVVEAVKAAGGPAVDKRAVTIASPIKTVGTHKVSVKLHADVQANLDVSVVSA; encoded by the coding sequence ATGAAGATCATCCTCACTCACGAGGTCTCCGGCCTCGGTGGCGCCGGCGAGGTTGTCGAGGTCAAGGACGGTTACGCCCGTAACTTCCTCGTCCCGCGCGGCTTCGCCATCCGCTGGACCAAGGGTGGACAGAAGGACGTCGACGCGATCCGTCGCGCCCGCAAGGTCCACCAGATCCAGACCCTTGAGGCTGCCAACGAGTTCAAGGGCAAGCTGGAGGGCCTGCAGGTCAAGCTGGCCGTTCGCTCCGGCGAGGCCGGCCGTCTGTTCGGTTCGGTGACCCAGGCCGATGTCGTCGAGGCCGTCAAGGCCGCCGGTGGCCCGGCTGTGGACAAGCGCGCTGTCACGATCGCCTCGCCGATCAAGACCGTGGGCACCCACAAGGTCTCGGTCAAGCTGCACGCCGACGTCCAGGCCAACCTCGACGTCTCCGTCGTGTCTGCCTGA
- the rpsR gene encoding 30S ribosomal protein S18, which translates to MAKPPARKPKKKVCVFCKDKVNYVDYKDTNLLRKFISDRGKIRARRVTGNCTQHQRDVATAVKNSREMALLPYTSTAR; encoded by the coding sequence ATGGCGAAGCCGCCTGCTCGCAAGCCTAAGAAGAAGGTTTGCGTCTTCTGCAAGGACAAGGTCAACTACGTTGACTACAAGGACACGAACTTGCTCCGCAAGTTCATCTCCGACCGCGGGAAGATCCGCGCCCGCCGGGTCACCGGCAACTGCACCCAGCACCAGCGTGACGTCGCCACGGCCGTGAAGAACAGCCGTGAGATGGCCCTGCTGCCCTACACCAGCACCGCGCGCTAA
- a CDS encoding single-stranded DNA-binding protein: MAGETVITLVGNLVDDPELRFTPSGAAVAKFRIASTPRTFDRQTNEWKDGESLFLTCNVWRQPAENVAESLQRGMRVIVQGRLRQRSYETKEGEKRTVFEVEVDEVGPSLRSATAKVTRANRSGGQGGPGGGGGFGGGQPQGGGFGGGGQQGGGGWGGNTSGGGQSGPSDDPWASSAPSSGGNQGGGGGWGAPSGGGFSEEPPF, from the coding sequence ATGGCAGGCGAGACCGTCATCACACTCGTCGGCAATCTCGTCGACGACCCCGAGCTGCGTTTCACCCCGTCGGGTGCGGCGGTCGCGAAGTTCCGCATCGCGTCCACCCCCCGCACCTTTGACCGCCAGACGAACGAGTGGAAGGACGGCGAGAGCCTCTTCCTCACGTGCAACGTCTGGCGTCAGCCGGCGGAGAACGTGGCCGAGTCGCTGCAGCGCGGCATGCGCGTGATCGTGCAGGGCCGACTGCGCCAGCGGTCTTACGAGACCAAGGAAGGCGAGAAGCGGACGGTCTTCGAGGTCGAGGTCGACGAGGTCGGCCCGAGCCTGCGCTCGGCGACTGCCAAGGTGACCCGGGCCAACCGGTCCGGTGGCCAGGGCGGTCCTGGCGGTGGCGGCGGCTTCGGCGGCGGCCAGCCCCAGGGCGGCGGGTTCGGCGGTGGCGGCCAGCAGGGTGGCGGCGGCTGGGGTGGCAACACCTCCGGCGGCGGCCAGTCCGGCCCCAGCGACGACCCGTGGGCGTCCAGCGCTCCGTCCTCTGGTGGAAACCAGGGTGGCGGCGGTGGCTGGGGTGCCCCGTCCGGTGGCGGCTTCTCGGAAGAGCCCCCGTTCTAG
- the rpsF gene encoding 30S ribosomal protein S6, with product MRHYEVMVILDPSVEERAVSPLIENFLNVVREGGGNVEKVDTWGRRRLSYEINKQSEGIYTVIDLKATPAVVKELDRQFSLSESVLRTKVLRPDTH from the coding sequence ATGCGTCACTACGAGGTGATGGTCATCCTCGACCCCTCGGTCGAGGAGCGCGCTGTCTCCCCCCTGATCGAGAACTTCCTCAACGTTGTCCGCGAAGGCGGCGGCAACGTGGAGAAGGTCGACACCTGGGGCCGTCGTCGCCTGTCGTACGAGATCAACAAGCAGTCCGAGGGCATCTACACGGTCATCGACCTGAAGGCCACGCCCGCGGTTGTCAAGGAGCTCGACCGCCAGTTCTCGCTGAGCGAGTCGGTTCTGCGGACCAAGGTCCTGCGCCCGGACACCCACTGA